In the genome of Nocardioides seonyuensis, one region contains:
- a CDS encoding hemerythrin domain-containing protein: MNQIIHAAVRRDIARTEQALRSFPEGDRSRASQLHGAWQHLVHQLTHHHEAEDANIWPFLESRGHDASLLAAMEEEHAAMKVTLSSASAALDDLVQEPTTAQASTAADAVAEAGRVTNTHLDHEERDVEPLVAALEDDPEWRAVAKRLRPASIVDAANALAWMQDGAGERELSSLRATIPGPVVSVMTGLLGRRYSREVAPTWR, from the coding sequence ATGAACCAGATCATCCACGCAGCCGTACGCCGAGACATCGCGCGCACCGAGCAGGCGCTGCGGTCATTCCCCGAGGGTGATCGCTCACGCGCGTCCCAGCTGCACGGGGCGTGGCAGCACCTGGTCCACCAGCTGACCCACCACCATGAGGCCGAGGACGCCAACATCTGGCCGTTCCTGGAGTCCCGTGGACACGACGCGTCGCTGCTGGCGGCCATGGAGGAGGAGCACGCGGCGATGAAGGTCACGCTGTCCTCCGCCTCGGCCGCTCTCGACGACCTGGTGCAGGAGCCCACCACGGCGCAGGCGTCGACCGCTGCTGACGCAGTGGCCGAGGCAGGCAGGGTCACCAACACGCACCTCGACCACGAGGAGCGCGACGTCGAGCCGCTGGTGGCTGCCCTCGAGGACGACCCGGAGTGGAGGGCGGTCGCCAAGCGGCTGCGTCCGGCGAGCATCGTCGACGCGGCCAACGCGCTCGCCTGGATGCAGGACGGTGCGGGGGAGCGTGAGCTGTCGTCGCTGCGGGCCACGATCCCGGGTCCGGTGGTCAGCGTCATGACCGGCCTGCTCGGACGCCGCTACTCCCGGGAGGTGGCCCCCACCTGGCGGTGA
- a CDS encoding condensation domain-containing protein, producing the protein MQMTRLDDHETVTGEVWLLRPSLRTRQAMGRAERSDAQPSYLQTAHLDLRLAMERIGKRDASWLALAFEREGRIDPQVLARTLTTWVRRHGVLQGWFTVGEGGYVRHDVHVDDIEFVAEAAGRVDDMTSLRAVVGPLLDEVCTPFDTLGYTMVAVASQERSAVYLGQDHCYSDGFSVMIAFTEINEIYEALEEGRPVDLPPTVSYTDYAQVEREAAAQVTVEHPAIAYWADYAMKDMGTLATFPMELGLAPGQQEVLVPARIDLLDGPETEAVERLARQDGATFPSVVYAACAIAARDLAGRSAYRFLNPIHTRTTAEQLPAMGWFVNLTPIHVDLAAGDDIVSIARRVRETFRSAQVCADVPVLRVMELVKEVFGFESDSIQRPPIVSYLDGRLVPGSERWDAQRFFGLTGGGDDDDVNVWINRMPAGTHVMCSVPDTPTAVTNVRAFFEHARDTLHDYLARGGDGESSLS; encoded by the coding sequence ATGCAGATGACTCGTCTCGATGACCACGAGACCGTCACCGGAGAGGTGTGGCTCCTGAGGCCGAGCCTGCGCACCAGGCAGGCGATGGGGCGCGCGGAGCGCTCGGACGCGCAGCCGTCCTACCTGCAGACCGCCCACCTCGACCTGCGCCTGGCGATGGAGCGCATCGGCAAGCGAGACGCCAGCTGGCTGGCACTGGCGTTCGAGCGCGAAGGTCGCATCGACCCCCAGGTCCTGGCCCGCACCCTGACGACCTGGGTGCGTCGCCACGGCGTCCTGCAAGGGTGGTTCACCGTCGGCGAAGGTGGCTACGTCCGACACGACGTGCACGTGGACGACATCGAGTTCGTGGCCGAGGCCGCGGGCCGCGTCGACGACATGACGTCGTTGCGTGCGGTCGTCGGGCCGCTGCTCGACGAGGTCTGCACGCCCTTCGACACCTTGGGCTACACGATGGTCGCGGTCGCCTCCCAGGAGCGGTCTGCGGTCTACCTCGGACAGGACCACTGCTACTCCGACGGCTTCAGCGTCATGATCGCGTTCACCGAGATCAACGAGATCTACGAGGCGCTCGAGGAGGGACGTCCGGTCGACCTGCCGCCGACGGTGAGCTACACCGACTATGCGCAGGTCGAGCGCGAGGCCGCCGCCCAGGTCACTGTCGAGCACCCCGCCATCGCCTACTGGGCCGACTACGCCATGAAGGACATGGGCACGCTGGCCACGTTCCCGATGGAGCTGGGACTCGCCCCCGGACAGCAGGAAGTGCTCGTCCCGGCCCGGATCGACCTCCTCGACGGTCCCGAGACCGAGGCTGTGGAGAGGCTGGCTCGTCAGGACGGTGCGACGTTCCCGTCTGTCGTGTACGCCGCGTGCGCCATCGCCGCGCGCGACCTCGCCGGCCGCTCGGCGTACCGCTTCCTGAACCCGATCCACACCAGGACCACTGCCGAGCAGCTCCCGGCGATGGGATGGTTCGTCAATCTCACCCCCATCCACGTGGACCTGGCAGCCGGGGACGACATCGTCTCCATCGCGCGCCGGGTGCGCGAGACGTTCAGGTCCGCCCAGGTCTGCGCCGACGTGCCCGTGCTGCGCGTCATGGAGCTGGTGAAGGAGGTCTTCGGCTTCGAGAGCGACAGCATCCAGCGCCCGCCGATCGTGTCGTACCTCGACGGTCGCCTGGTCCCCGGCAGCGAGCGCTGGGACGCCCAGCGGTTCTTCGGGCTCACCGGTGGTGGGGACGACGACGACGTCAACGTGTGGATCAACCGGATGCCTGCTGGGACGCACGTGATGTGCAGCGTCCCCGACACCCCGACGGCCGTCACCAACGTCCGGGCGTTCTTCGAGCACGCCCGCGACACCTTGCACGACTACCTGGCGCGGGGCGGTGACGGCGAGTCCTCGCTGTCGTAG
- a CDS encoding FMN-dependent NADH-azoreductase codes for MTHRLLHIVATPRGLASHTGRLSGVLLEELHAKYDDLDVKTLDLFSVDLPAVAGANIKTKYALMTGQAIDEDARGSWSDIERTIEQFLDADTYLLTVPMWNFSVPYALKYYIDAIVQPGYLFQYDEQGRPEGLVHGRQMICVTSRGADYSSGPLASYDFLESYLRAIFGFVGITDVAFFNAQPMDVGPDQRKIAFASAIAEVRAWVAGEERGASLDVPDPRVPEPEPAPGLAVVD; via the coding sequence ATGACCCACCGTCTGCTGCACATCGTCGCCACTCCGCGCGGGCTCGCCTCGCACACCGGACGCCTCTCGGGTGTGCTCCTGGAGGAGCTCCACGCGAAGTACGACGACCTCGACGTCAAGACCCTCGACCTCTTCAGCGTCGACCTGCCTGCTGTGGCCGGGGCCAACATCAAGACGAAGTACGCGCTGATGACCGGCCAGGCGATCGACGAGGACGCCCGTGGCTCGTGGAGCGACATCGAGCGCACCATCGAGCAGTTCCTCGACGCCGACACCTATCTCCTGACCGTGCCGATGTGGAACTTCAGCGTCCCCTACGCCCTGAAGTACTACATCGACGCGATCGTCCAGCCCGGCTACCTGTTCCAGTACGACGAGCAGGGACGCCCCGAGGGCCTTGTGCATGGCAGGCAGATGATCTGCGTGACCTCCCGGGGCGCCGACTACTCCTCTGGCCCACTTGCTTCCTACGACTTCCTCGAGAGCTACCTGCGAGCGATCTTCGGCTTCGTCGGGATCACCGACGTGGCGTTCTTCAACGCCCAGCCCATGGATGTCGGACCCGACCAGCGCAAGATCGCATTCGCCAGCGCGATCGCGGAGGTGCGTGCATGGGTGGCAGGTGAGGAACGGGGCGCCTCGCTCGACGTCCCGGACCCGCGCGTGCCCGAGCCCGAGCCCGCTCCAGGCCTGGCCGTCGTCGACTGA
- the priA gene encoding bifunctional 1-(5-phosphoribosyl)-5-((5-phosphoribosylamino)methylideneamino)imidazole-4-carboxamide isomerase/phosphoribosylanthranilate isomerase PriA, whose protein sequence is MASPDQRHLELLPAVDIKGGQAVQLTQGVDGSEKRFGDPVEAALRWQEAGAEWIHLVDLDAAFGHGHNRELQAQIVGTLDIRVEMSGGIRDDESLEAAMATGCRRVNIGTAALESPEWCARAIATYGDRVAIGLDVRGTTLAARGWTREGGDLYETLARLDAEGCARYVVTDVNKDGMLAGPNLQLLRDVCERTDRPVVASGGVTTLDDIRALMDLVPIGVEGAIAGTALYEGRFTLEDALALTQRRAPQ, encoded by the coding sequence ATGGCTTCCCCCGATCAGCGCCACCTCGAGCTCCTGCCCGCCGTCGACATCAAGGGTGGCCAGGCCGTCCAGCTGACCCAGGGAGTCGACGGGTCCGAGAAGCGCTTCGGCGACCCGGTCGAGGCGGCGCTTCGCTGGCAGGAGGCGGGTGCGGAGTGGATCCACCTCGTCGACCTCGACGCGGCGTTCGGGCACGGCCACAACCGTGAGCTCCAGGCTCAGATCGTCGGCACCCTCGACATCCGGGTTGAGATGAGCGGCGGCATCCGCGACGACGAGTCCCTCGAGGCCGCCATGGCGACGGGCTGCCGTCGGGTCAACATCGGCACGGCGGCACTCGAGTCGCCCGAGTGGTGCGCCCGCGCCATAGCGACCTACGGCGACCGGGTGGCGATAGGCCTCGACGTGAGGGGTACGACGCTGGCGGCGCGCGGCTGGACCCGTGAGGGCGGCGACCTCTACGAGACCCTGGCCCGTCTCGACGCCGAGGGCTGCGCGCGCTACGTCGTCACCGACGTCAACAAGGACGGCATGCTCGCCGGCCCCAACCTCCAGCTCCTCCGCGACGTCTGCGAGCGCACCGACCGACCGGTCGTCGCGAGTGGGGGAGTGACCACGCTCGACGACATCCGGGCCCTGATGGACCTCGTGCCGATCGGTGTCGAGGGCGCCATCGCGGGGACGGCGCTCTACGAGGGCCGGTTCACCCTCGAGGACGCCCTGGCGCTGACCCAGCGACGGGCGCCGCAGTGA
- a CDS encoding amino acid ABC transporter ATP-binding protein yields the protein MALLAMTGVRKAFGNHVVLSSVDLTIDAGQCVVLIGASGSGKSTLLRCANLLEVVDDGVITFDGRDITDPRVDGDEVRSRMGLVFQAYNLFPHLSVLGNVTLALRKVHGVPDAEARTRGLEMLDRVGLAEKASARPDDLSGGQQQRVAIARALVANPRLMLLDEVTSALDPELVGEVLDLLGELKADGVTMLLNTHEMGFAREVADQVCFLHDGRIHESGTPEQVLGNPTQERTRAFLSRIRA from the coding sequence ATGGCACTGCTGGCGATGACGGGCGTGCGCAAGGCCTTCGGGAACCACGTGGTGCTGAGCTCCGTCGACCTGACGATCGACGCCGGGCAGTGCGTGGTCCTGATCGGCGCGTCGGGGTCGGGCAAGTCGACCCTGCTGCGCTGCGCCAACCTGCTCGAGGTCGTCGACGACGGTGTGATCACCTTCGACGGCCGCGACATCACCGACCCGCGGGTCGACGGCGACGAGGTGCGCTCCCGGATGGGTCTGGTGTTCCAGGCCTACAACCTGTTCCCGCACCTGAGCGTGCTCGGCAACGTCACCCTCGCGCTGCGCAAGGTGCACGGCGTCCCGGACGCGGAAGCGCGCACGCGCGGCCTGGAGATGCTGGACCGGGTGGGGCTCGCCGAGAAGGCCAGCGCCCGCCCCGACGACCTCTCGGGGGGCCAGCAGCAGCGCGTGGCGATCGCGCGGGCGCTGGTCGCGAACCCGAGGCTGATGCTGCTCGACGAGGTGACGTCGGCGCTCGACCCGGAGCTGGTGGGAGAGGTGCTCGACCTTCTCGGAGAGCTGAAGGCCGACGGAGTGACGATGCTGCTGAACACCCACGAGATGGGCTTCGCGCGCGAGGTCGCCGACCAGGTCTGCTTCCTCCACGACGGACGGATCCACGAGTCGGGGACGCCCGAGCAGGTCCTGGGCAACCCCACCCAGGAGCGGACCAGGGCCTTCCTCTCGCGCATCAGGGCCTGA
- a CDS encoding amino acid ABC transporter permease — protein sequence MSTVDGADWTPSAVQRERDAWRRRQTFRSAGIAGLSTTFLLGVLGYVVVSSPGWDRVAETYFDWDKAVDSFPAVLEGLWLNIRVMLVCALLILVVSLTIAVMRTLRGPVAFPLRMLGTAYVDVFRGLPLLLVLFLLGFGGPALNLSGLPKSALFWGCSALVLSYSAYVAEVFRAGIESIHPSQRLAGRALGLSYAKTLRHVVLPQAWRRVLPPLMNDLVSLQKDSGLIAVLGVIDAIRAAQIETARDFNYTPYVVAGVLFVCLTVPMARLTDWFARKQGFHGAGGML from the coding sequence ATGTCCACAGTCGACGGCGCCGACTGGACGCCGTCGGCGGTCCAGCGTGAGCGGGACGCCTGGCGCCGGCGCCAGACGTTTCGCAGCGCCGGCATCGCCGGACTCAGCACGACCTTCCTCCTGGGAGTCCTGGGCTACGTCGTCGTCTCCTCGCCTGGATGGGACCGCGTCGCTGAGACCTACTTCGACTGGGACAAGGCCGTTGACTCGTTCCCTGCGGTGCTCGAGGGCCTCTGGCTGAACATCCGGGTGATGCTGGTCTGTGCGCTGCTGATCCTGGTCGTCAGTCTCACGATCGCGGTCATGCGCACCCTGCGTGGGCCGGTGGCGTTCCCGCTGCGAATGCTCGGCACGGCCTACGTCGACGTGTTCCGGGGCCTGCCGCTGCTGCTCGTGCTCTTCCTGCTCGGCTTCGGGGGGCCAGCGCTCAACCTCAGCGGCCTGCCCAAGTCGGCGCTGTTCTGGGGCTGCTCGGCGCTGGTGCTGTCCTACTCCGCCTACGTCGCCGAGGTCTTCCGGGCCGGGATCGAGTCGATCCACCCGAGCCAGCGTCTCGCCGGTCGGGCGCTGGGGCTGAGCTATGCGAAGACCCTGCGCCACGTGGTGCTGCCGCAGGCGTGGAGGAGGGTCCTGCCGCCCTTGATGAACGACCTGGTCTCGCTGCAGAAGGACTCCGGCCTGATCGCCGTGCTGGGCGTGATCGACGCCATCCGTGCCGCACAGATAGAGACGGCCCGCGACTTCAACTACACGCCGTACGTCGTCGCCGGCGTGCTGTTCGTGTGCCTGACCGTGCCGATGGCCAGGCTGACGGACTGGTTCGCGCGCAAGCAGGGGTTCCACGGCGCGGGAGGAATGCTCTGA
- the hisF gene encoding imidazole glycerol phosphate synthase subunit HisF, translated as MTLSIRVIPCLDVDGGRVVKGVNFTELRDAGDPVELARLYDAEGADELTFLDISASHEGRATTMEIVSRTAEEVFIPLTVGGGVSSVEDVDRLLRAGADKVAMNTAAIHRPELIAEVADRFGSQVLVLSVDARRAEGTGSGFEVTTHGGRKSAGLDAVEWAARGAELGAGEILLNAMDADGTTDGFDLELIRAVRREVSIPVIASGGAGAVDHFPPAVDAGADAVLAATVFHFGTLSIADVKAGLRSGGHPVR; from the coding sequence GTGACGCTCTCGATCCGCGTGATCCCCTGCCTGGACGTCGACGGCGGCCGGGTGGTCAAGGGCGTCAACTTCACCGAGCTGCGAGATGCGGGCGACCCGGTGGAGCTGGCCCGGCTCTACGACGCGGAAGGGGCCGACGAGCTGACCTTCCTCGACATCTCGGCCTCCCACGAGGGACGCGCGACGACGATGGAGATCGTGTCCCGCACCGCCGAGGAGGTCTTCATCCCGCTGACGGTGGGCGGGGGAGTGAGCAGCGTGGAGGACGTGGACCGGCTGCTGCGCGCGGGTGCCGACAAGGTCGCGATGAACACGGCGGCGATCCACCGGCCCGAGCTCATCGCGGAGGTGGCGGACCGGTTCGGCAGCCAGGTGCTCGTGCTCAGTGTCGACGCCCGCCGGGCGGAGGGGACCGGCAGCGGGTTCGAGGTGACCACCCACGGCGGCCGCAAGAGCGCCGGTCTCGACGCGGTCGAGTGGGCTGCCAGGGGAGCCGAGCTCGGTGCCGGCGAGATCCTGCTCAACGCCATGGACGCCGACGGCACCACCGACGGATTCGACCTCGAGCTGATCAGGGCCGTGCGTCGCGAGGTCAGCATCCCCGTGATCGCGAGCGGCGGGGCAGGTGCCGTTGATCACTTTCCGCCAGCCGTCGACGCCGGTGCGGACGCGGTGCTCGCCGCGACGGTCTTCCACTTCGGCACCCTGAGCATCGCCGACGTCAAGGCCGGGCTGAGATCTGGCGGCCACCCCGTCCGGTGA
- a CDS encoding ABC transporter substrate-binding protein, which yields MSALPLNALTRAAAVALLATSLAACAPADEAEDAGTAEETTSTSEECTPETMETVTPGALTIATDSPAYEPWFVDDDPANGEGYESAVAYAIAEELGFDEDDVTWTVVPFNKVVQPGATGFDFDVNQVSITEKRRNAVDFSSGYYDVRQTVITNEGSAIADASSLEDLADAKLGAQVGTTSYDAITEQIQPSQDPGVYDTNDQAVQALKNGQIDGIVVDLPTAYFMTAVQLDDGVIVGQLPLASETPEQFGAVLPKGSAITDCVTQAVDALREDGTLDELNEEWLAQQGAPELS from the coding sequence ATGTCTGCCCTGCCCCTGAACGCGCTCACCCGCGCCGCTGCCGTCGCCCTCCTCGCCACCTCCCTCGCAGCCTGTGCCCCCGCCGATGAGGCCGAGGACGCGGGCACCGCCGAGGAGACCACCTCGACCTCGGAGGAGTGCACCCCCGAGACCATGGAGACGGTCACGCCGGGGGCGCTGACGATCGCGACCGACTCCCCGGCCTACGAGCCGTGGTTCGTCGACGACGACCCGGCCAACGGGGAGGGCTACGAGTCCGCGGTCGCCTACGCGATCGCCGAGGAGCTCGGCTTCGACGAGGACGACGTCACGTGGACCGTGGTGCCGTTCAACAAGGTCGTGCAGCCGGGCGCCACCGGCTTCGACTTCGACGTCAACCAGGTCTCCATCACCGAGAAGCGACGCAACGCGGTCGACTTCTCCTCCGGCTACTACGACGTCCGGCAGACCGTCATCACCAACGAGGGCAGCGCGATCGCCGACGCGTCCTCCCTGGAGGACCTCGCCGACGCCAAGCTCGGCGCCCAGGTGGGGACCACCAGCTATGACGCCATCACCGAGCAGATCCAGCCGTCGCAGGACCCCGGCGTCTACGACACCAACGACCAGGCGGTCCAGGCCCTCAAGAACGGCCAGATCGACGGCATCGTGGTCGACCTGCCGACCGCCTACTTCATGACCGCGGTCCAGCTCGACGACGGGGTGATCGTCGGCCAGCTCCCGTTGGCGAGCGAGACCCCCGAGCAGTTCGGCGCGGTGCTGCCCAAGGGCTCGGCGATCACTGACTGCGTGACGCAGGCGGTCGACGCGCTGCGCGAGGACGGCACCCTCGACGAGCTCAACGAAGAGTGGCTCGCCCAGCAGGGCGCTCCCGAGCTGTCCTGA